Proteins encoded within one genomic window of Candidatus Kryptoniota bacterium:
- the murC gene encoding UDP-N-acetylmuramate--L-alanine ligase, which produces MFKSVRRIHMVGIGGIGMSGIAEILLDQGFEVSGSDRQLSEITDRLKKLGAKIYKGHSSKNLGQADVVVYSSAVHQDNPELLAAMDKKIPVIRRAEMLAELMRMKYGIAIAGTHGKTTTTSMTSLVLMEGGLDPTVIVGGKLSSFGGTNARLGHGEYIVVEADEFDRSFLQLTPVIGAITTLEREHLDIYTDLEDIKRAFVEFANKVPFYGFVILCLDEPSIQEILPLVRKKVVTYGLNAQADLRAVNISFNTNHCKYTLLRNGKDLGEIALNVPGVHNVKNSLAAIGIGLELGIEFPSIKKAVEMFTGVYRRLELKAEVDGVMVVDDYAHHPTEVEATLSALKSGWPQKRVVAVFQPHLFSRTRDFHDEFGRSFLNADVLVVTEIYAAREEPIQGITGELIVNDARAFGHKEAFYVADKRQLPDFLLKVGKAGDIVVTLGAGDITKYGEEFVSKLKSASGRQGTRK; this is translated from the coding sequence ATGTTTAAGAGCGTTAGAAGAATCCACATGGTCGGAATCGGAGGAATCGGCATGAGCGGCATTGCTGAGATTCTCCTGGACCAGGGCTTTGAAGTGAGCGGATCAGACAGGCAGCTCTCCGAGATAACCGACCGGTTGAAAAAATTGGGCGCGAAGATCTATAAGGGTCACAGCTCAAAAAATCTTGGGCAAGCCGATGTGGTCGTTTATTCGTCTGCGGTCCATCAGGATAATCCGGAACTTCTTGCGGCAATGGACAAGAAGATTCCTGTCATTCGGCGTGCGGAGATGCTCGCGGAATTGATGCGCATGAAATACGGAATCGCGATCGCCGGCACACATGGCAAGACGACCACGACAAGTATGACAAGCCTGGTGCTGATGGAGGGCGGGCTCGACCCGACTGTTATTGTCGGCGGCAAACTCTCGAGTTTCGGAGGGACGAATGCGCGGCTCGGACATGGCGAGTATATCGTCGTAGAGGCGGACGAATTCGACAGGTCGTTCCTTCAGCTCACGCCTGTGATCGGCGCGATTACCACCCTGGAACGCGAACATCTCGACATCTATACGGATCTTGAAGACATCAAGCGGGCATTCGTGGAATTTGCGAACAAGGTTCCATTTTACGGCTTTGTAATCCTTTGTCTCGATGAGCCGTCGATTCAGGAAATACTCCCGCTAGTCAGGAAGAAAGTTGTCACCTACGGCCTGAACGCGCAGGCCGATCTGAGAGCTGTGAATATTTCTTTTAACACCAACCACTGCAAGTATACACTTTTGCGGAACGGAAAAGATTTGGGCGAGATCGCTCTGAACGTGCCGGGAGTCCATAACGTGAAGAATTCACTTGCGGCTATCGGAATCGGATTGGAGCTGGGCATAGAATTCCCGAGCATCAAGAAAGCCGTCGAGATGTTTACCGGCGTTTATCGCCGGCTGGAGTTGAAGGCGGAAGTTGACGGCGTGATGGTGGTGGACGATTATGCCCACCATCCGACTGAAGTCGAAGCGACCCTTTCCGCGCTGAAATCAGGCTGGCCGCAGAAAAGGGTTGTCGCAGTTTTTCAACCGCATCTATTTTCGCGCACCCGTGATTTTCATGACGAATTCGGACGGAGCTTCCTGAATGCCGACGTCCTTGTCGTCACCGAGATTTATGCTGCCCGTGAAGAGCCGATTCAGGGAATCACCGGAGAGCTGATCGTCAACGACGCGCGCGCGTTCGGACACAAAGAGGCGTTCTACGTGGCTGACAAGAGACAGCTTCCGGATTTCCTGCTCAAAGTCGGGAAAGCGGGTGACATCGTAGTTACACTGGGCGCGGGCGACATCACGAAGTACGGTGAAGAGTTTGTTTCGAAACTGAAGTCTGCTTCCGGCAGACAAGGAACCAGGAAATAA
- a CDS encoding FtsQ-type POTRA domain-containing protein, giving the protein MNKIERTYLNFVLTISAFVALFLISQNWKNQLTLDNVVVYDTRILGPDEIKALADLSSGRPLFAVSLSDVSKRVEKNPFVKQAIVVRAIPYDLTITIRERNPIGLVAASGQVLSVDDAGIILPLPLGRKNDLPVITNVYSSVQVGDTAKGSLMQAVKFLTDAKRISPSISAGISEVRLAGDGLVAYTTSASLPVFIGKNDFDRKLLYLQEFFLKLAAGGLQCSYVDLRYNGQIIVGTDSESSLEKVSSEAVASQSRGSAGKVN; this is encoded by the coding sequence GTGAACAAAATTGAAAGGACATATCTGAATTTTGTTCTGACCATCTCGGCGTTCGTCGCTCTTTTCCTTATTTCACAGAACTGGAAGAATCAGTTGACTCTGGACAATGTGGTCGTGTATGACACAAGAATCCTCGGGCCCGATGAAATAAAAGCGCTGGCCGATCTGTCGAGCGGGCGCCCGTTGTTTGCCGTGAGTCTGTCTGATGTCTCGAAGCGTGTCGAGAAGAATCCGTTCGTAAAACAGGCCATCGTGGTGCGGGCTATTCCGTACGATCTGACGATTACGATCCGTGAACGCAATCCGATAGGTCTTGTGGCCGCAAGCGGCCAGGTTCTTTCCGTGGACGACGCAGGCATCATCCTCCCGCTTCCGCTTGGTCGGAAAAACGATCTTCCGGTGATTACTAATGTGTATAGCAGCGTACAGGTGGGCGATACTGCCAAGGGTAGCTTGATGCAGGCGGTCAAGTTTCTCACCGATGCAAAACGTATCAGCCCGTCGATCAGTGCAGGTATTTCAGAGGTCAGGCTGGCGGGGGACGGACTTGTGGCTTACACCACCTCCGCGTCTCTTCCTGTCTTCATTGGAAAGAACGACTTTGATAGGAAACTTCTTTACTTGCAGGAATTTTTCTTGAAGCTCGCCGCCGGTGGCCTGCAATGCAGTTATGTCGATCTCAGATACAACGGACAGATTATCGTGGGAACCGATTCGGAAAGCTCTCTTGAGAAAGTTTCCTCGGAAGCCGTAGCGTCACAATCTCGGGGATCGGCTGGTAAAGTAAACTGA
- a CDS encoding UDP-N-acetylmuramoyl-L-alanyl-D-glutamate--2,6-diaminopimelate ligase, translating to MKLNDLIRNLPVKEIVGDTDRDISEIAYDSRTVKEGSLFVALKGTQVDGHRFIADAIGSGASAVAVEDNSIVNDDYFLSHHTTKILVLNTRRALALISANFFDHPAERLKNVGITGTNGKTTTTYLVKSVLQAAGERVLLVGTIGYMLGDEPFEPATHTTPESFEINRIMACALERKATSTVMEVSSHSLAMDRVFGIPFRIAMFSNLTQDHLDFHHTMEEYFQSKKIFFDTVPSSSFALSNLDDPYGKRIVSNTQAHKMFYGFESGADFQIRNFSFGVDGIKLAIAYQGKEYPVVSRLIGKFNAYNLTVSFGAAVLLGLEPGFVASELSKFKSVRGRFERVDTGRDFTVIIDYAHSPDSFQKTLLAVREILKTANKNGRLTMVFGCGGNRDRTKRPQMGKIAEELSDRVIVTTDNPRNEDPEKISDEIVAGMPQGSEKVLRILDRSKAIQEALRLARPNDIILLAGKGHENYQDINGVKHHFDEREEVKKALGLAN from the coding sequence ATGAAGTTAAATGATCTTATCCGGAATTTGCCGGTAAAGGAAATCGTCGGAGACACAGACAGGGATATTTCGGAGATCGCCTACGATTCCAGGACGGTAAAGGAGGGATCGCTCTTCGTCGCGCTGAAAGGAACACAGGTCGACGGACATCGCTTCATCGCGGATGCAATAGGTAGCGGCGCGAGCGCGGTCGCGGTCGAGGACAACAGTATCGTCAATGACGACTACTTCCTCTCTCACCACACCACTAAAATACTTGTCCTCAATACCCGCCGCGCTCTTGCCCTAATCTCCGCTAATTTCTTCGACCATCCGGCTGAACGGCTTAAGAATGTGGGTATCACCGGCACAAACGGAAAGACCACGACAACATATCTCGTGAAATCGGTTCTCCAGGCTGCCGGCGAAAGAGTCCTCCTGGTCGGCACGATCGGGTACATGCTGGGAGATGAGCCTTTCGAACCCGCAACGCATACCACTCCGGAATCCTTTGAGATTAATAGAATCATGGCTTGTGCTCTCGAGCGGAAAGCGACGAGCACAGTAATGGAAGTTTCGTCTCACTCGCTTGCTATGGATCGCGTTTTCGGCATACCATTCCGGATCGCGATGTTCTCGAACCTGACACAGGATCACCTGGATTTCCACCACACCATGGAAGAGTATTTCCAGTCGAAAAAAATATTTTTCGACACAGTTCCCTCCTCGAGCTTCGCGCTCTCGAACCTTGACGACCCCTACGGGAAACGAATCGTAAGCAACACGCAGGCTCATAAGATGTTTTATGGGTTCGAAAGCGGCGCCGACTTTCAAATCAGGAATTTCAGTTTCGGCGTCGACGGAATAAAGCTTGCGATCGCTTACCAGGGAAAAGAATACCCGGTAGTTTCCAGACTTATCGGAAAGTTTAACGCCTACAATCTGACCGTCTCGTTCGGCGCGGCGGTCCTTCTCGGTCTCGAACCGGGATTTGTCGCTTCAGAACTGAGTAAGTTCAAGAGTGTAAGGGGAAGATTTGAGAGAGTCGACACCGGCAGGGATTTCACGGTGATAATCGATTATGCCCATAGTCCCGATTCATTTCAGAAAACGCTCCTGGCAGTAAGAGAAATTCTCAAAACCGCGAACAAAAACGGCCGGCTGACCATGGTATTCGGCTGCGGCGGCAACAGGGATCGGACGAAACGCCCGCAAATGGGAAAGATAGCGGAGGAATTGAGCGACAGGGTCATAGTTACGACCGACAACCCGCGGAACGAAGACCCCGAAAAGATTTCAGACGAGATTGTGGCCGGGATGCCGCAGGGCAGTGAGAAGGTTCTAAGAATATTGGACAGGAGTAAAGCAATTCAGGAAGCTCTCAGACTTGCGCGACCGAACGATATCATCCTTCTCGCGGGTAAAGGCCACGAGAATTATCAGGACATAAATGGTGTCAAGCATCATTTCGATGAACGGGAAGAAGTGAAGAAGGCATTAGGGTTGGCAAATTGA
- the mraY gene encoding phospho-N-acetylmuramoyl-pentapeptide-transferase — protein MLYYLFDFFEKQFHPPGFGVFRYITFRSALAAITALFISFVIGPVVMRKLHKYQIGEQAKVEGPKSHLSKAGTPTMGGIIILGSVVVPLLLWGDLQNNYILLILLITIWLGLLGFVDDYLKVVKKKRKGLIARYKLIGQVAIGLFVGAALYFSPQFHPFNSITTVPFFKNLNFDYSYFYIPVVIFVITATSNAVNLTDGLDGLAIGIVGITALTLALMCYVSGNVEFSRYLNIIYLRGSGELTVYCFALVGASLGFLWYNSYPAQVFMGDTGSLALGGAVAGISVMIKKELVLPILGGIFLAEELSVIIQVLYFRYTKKKFGEGRRVFRMAPLHHHFELDGVPEPKIVTRFYIAGILLAILSLTTFKVR, from the coding sequence ATGCTTTATTATCTTTTCGATTTCTTTGAAAAGCAATTTCATCCGCCTGGATTCGGAGTGTTTCGGTATATCACCTTCCGCTCCGCGCTTGCAGCCATCACTGCTCTCTTCATCAGCTTCGTGATAGGCCCTGTGGTTATGAGAAAGTTGCACAAATATCAGATCGGAGAGCAGGCGAAAGTAGAAGGACCTAAGTCGCATCTCTCCAAAGCCGGAACTCCGACCATGGGAGGAATCATCATCCTCGGTTCGGTCGTGGTCCCGCTCCTGCTATGGGGCGATTTGCAGAACAATTACATACTGCTGATTCTTCTCATTACTATCTGGCTCGGGCTTCTCGGATTCGTGGACGATTACCTCAAGGTCGTCAAGAAGAAGAGAAAAGGATTGATAGCTCGATACAAACTCATCGGCCAGGTCGCGATCGGACTTTTTGTCGGCGCGGCTCTTTACTTCTCTCCCCAGTTTCATCCCTTCAATTCGATTACAACAGTTCCCTTTTTCAAGAATCTGAATTTCGATTACTCATATTTCTACATACCGGTGGTAATATTCGTAATCACGGCGACATCGAACGCCGTAAATCTTACTGACGGGCTCGACGGCCTGGCGATCGGAATAGTCGGGATAACAGCATTGACGCTCGCACTGATGTGTTATGTTTCGGGCAACGTCGAGTTCAGCCGCTATCTGAACATCATTTATCTCCGCGGCTCCGGCGAGCTGACCGTTTATTGCTTTGCCCTTGTCGGCGCGTCGCTCGGATTCCTCTGGTACAATTCATACCCGGCACAGGTGTTCATGGGCGATACCGGGTCGCTTGCGCTCGGCGGGGCGGTGGCTGGCATTTCAGTGATGATAAAAAAGGAGCTCGTCCTCCCGATACTGGGGGGAATCTTCCTCGCCGAAGAGCTTTCGGTAATCATCCAGGTCCTCTATTTCAGATATACGAAGAAGAAGTTTGGTGAAGGAAGACGGGTATTCCGGATGGCTCCGCTTCATCATCATTTCGAGCTGGACGGCGTACCCGAGCCGAAAATTGTGACAAGGTTTTATATCGCCGGGATTCTCCTGGCGATCCTGAGTCTAACGACTTTCAAGGTGAGATAA
- the murD gene encoding UDP-N-acetylmuramoyl-L-alanine--D-glutamate ligase, protein MGRPEKIKSARVSILGAARSGLAAAKLLKNQGASVFVSDNKPLDKAAQEMRTLDEMGIQYEFGAHSDKIFDCDFIVVSPGVPSNSNLVQHAMKVGLNVYSEVEVAWWFCRAPIVAITGSNGKTTTTTLTGKIFERSGRKTVVAGNIGFPMSDYVTDVDEDSVAVLEVSSFQLDHIDTFKPKVAVLLNITPDHLDRYENYQAYMTSKFRIFINQSPQDFSIYNNDDEAVRKYCEDLSTLKLAFSTTDSAFGKERITCGAYAEEGKVYLVKDGDSEFLINADDIKIRGIHNLYNSLASALAARALEVPMSVIADTLREFAGVEHRLEPVRELDGVRYINDSKATNVDAVWYALGSFDSPIVLIAGGKDKGNDYSPLFTLVRKKVRSMVLIGQAASKMQKEFSDKTKCVMAASMEDAVLKARADAKDGDIVLLSPACASFDMFQDYEHRGREFKRLVMEL, encoded by the coding sequence TTGGGCAGGCCTGAGAAAATAAAATCTGCAAGAGTGTCGATCCTCGGTGCGGCTCGGAGCGGGTTGGCCGCGGCAAAACTCCTGAAGAACCAGGGCGCGAGCGTGTTCGTGAGTGATAATAAACCTCTCGATAAAGCGGCCCAGGAAATGCGGACGCTCGACGAAATGGGAATTCAGTACGAGTTCGGAGCGCATTCGGACAAAATATTCGATTGTGATTTTATAGTGGTCAGTCCGGGTGTTCCTTCAAATTCAAATCTCGTACAGCATGCGATGAAAGTCGGGCTGAACGTCTACAGCGAGGTCGAAGTGGCATGGTGGTTCTGCCGGGCACCGATAGTTGCGATCACGGGATCGAACGGAAAAACAACCACTACGACTCTTACAGGAAAAATTTTCGAGCGATCGGGAAGAAAAACCGTGGTCGCAGGCAACATCGGTTTTCCGATGTCCGATTACGTTACCGATGTGGACGAAGACTCTGTAGCTGTCCTGGAAGTGTCGAGCTTCCAGCTTGATCATATCGACACTTTCAAACCTAAGGTCGCGGTACTTCTTAACATTACTCCGGATCATCTTGACAGATATGAGAATTACCAGGCGTACATGACGTCGAAGTTCCGGATCTTCATAAATCAATCGCCACAAGATTTTTCCATCTACAATAACGATGACGAAGCGGTCAGAAAATATTGTGAGGATCTGTCCACTTTGAAGCTGGCTTTCAGCACGACGGACAGCGCGTTCGGAAAAGAGAGGATAACATGCGGCGCGTATGCCGAAGAAGGTAAAGTCTACCTGGTAAAGGACGGAGATTCGGAGTTCCTTATCAATGCGGACGACATCAAGATCCGCGGGATTCACAATCTATATAATTCTCTGGCGTCAGCACTTGCAGCGAGAGCCCTAGAGGTACCGATGTCGGTCATAGCTGACACGCTGCGGGAGTTTGCGGGCGTGGAACACCGGCTTGAGCCGGTACGTGAACTGGATGGAGTCCGGTATATCAACGACTCGAAGGCGACAAATGTCGATGCGGTCTGGTATGCGCTCGGAAGTTTCGATTCTCCTATTGTCCTGATCGCCGGCGGCAAGGACAAGGGCAACGATTACTCGCCTCTCTTTACTCTCGTCAGAAAGAAAGTCAGGTCGATGGTGCTCATCGGTCAGGCTGCCTCGAAGATGCAAAAAGAGTTTTCCGACAAGACGAAGTGTGTGATGGCCGCATCGATGGAAGACGCAGTCCTGAAAGCGCGGGCCGATGCAAAGGACGGCGACATAGTTTTGTTATCGCCGGCATGCGCGAGCTTCGACATGTTTCAGGATTACGAACACAGAGGCAGAGAATTTAAACGTTTGGTGATGGAGCTTTGA
- the murG gene encoding undecaprenyldiphospho-muramoylpentapeptide beta-N-acetylglucosaminyltransferase, whose protein sequence is MMKVLFAGGGTGGHLFPAIAIAERLVGSSGIDVMFVGTKNKIEARVVPQLGYKFRTLWIGGFSRKFRMSNLLLPLKVIVSIIQSLRLLFSYRPNVVVGTGGYVSGPICAAAVMTGTPIVLQEHNSYPGVMTRMFAPFARETHIAFEASRRYFRVQKNLRLTGSPVRRMPKLSREEGLSYFGLSASRRTLLVTGGSLGAVRLNSAVLQVVDDLTGRNYQLIWQTGASDFERVSECRNIHPDSIRVEKFVEKMEYAYAAADIAVCRGGATTVAELVYFNLPSLIVPYPYAAANHQVENARALVDSGAAVMVEESQIADIFRATLLDLIDHPEKLERMRDRIKNLSHRDAAETIAKSIMAIGGANE, encoded by the coding sequence ATGATGAAAGTTCTTTTCGCTGGAGGCGGAACGGGGGGCCATCTCTTCCCTGCCATTGCCATCGCGGAACGACTTGTCGGTTCGAGTGGCATCGACGTAATGTTCGTCGGCACGAAAAATAAAATTGAAGCGCGCGTGGTTCCACAACTCGGCTACAAATTCCGGACTCTGTGGATCGGAGGTTTCTCAAGAAAGTTCAGGATGTCGAACCTTCTTTTACCGTTGAAGGTCATCGTTTCGATCATTCAATCGTTGAGACTTCTTTTTTCCTACAGGCCAAATGTCGTCGTCGGCACCGGCGGATATGTTTCGGGCCCGATCTGTGCCGCGGCGGTCATGACCGGAACGCCAATCGTACTCCAGGAGCACAACAGTTATCCGGGAGTGATGACAAGAATGTTCGCGCCGTTTGCGCGAGAGACACACATTGCATTTGAGGCATCGAGGAGATATTTTCGTGTGCAAAAAAATCTTCGGCTTACGGGAAGTCCCGTGAGGCGAATGCCGAAGCTCAGTCGCGAGGAAGGGTTGAGCTATTTCGGACTTAGCGCCTCGAGGCGAACGCTCCTGGTAACAGGTGGCAGCCTGGGAGCAGTGAGACTCAACAGCGCAGTACTGCAAGTCGTTGACGATTTAACAGGCCGCAATTATCAGTTGATCTGGCAGACGGGCGCGTCTGACTTTGAACGAGTCAGCGAATGCCGGAACATTCACCCCGACAGCATCAGGGTCGAGAAGTTCGTAGAAAAAATGGAGTACGCTTATGCGGCGGCTGATATCGCCGTCTGCAGAGGCGGGGCGACAACCGTCGCTGAACTCGTCTATTTTAATCTCCCCTCTCTCATCGTCCCCTATCCGTACGCCGCGGCAAATCATCAGGTCGAGAATGCACGCGCGCTCGTCGATTCGGGTGCGGCAGTCATGGTGGAAGAGTCGCAAATTGCGGACATATTCCGTGCTACCCTTCTCGATCTCATCGACCACCCGGAAAAGCTGGAGAGGATGAGGGACAGAATAAAGAACCTTTCACACCGTGACGCAGCTGAAACGATCGCGAAGTCTATCATGGCGATAGGCGGCGCAAATGAGTAA
- a CDS encoding putative peptidoglycan glycosyltransferase FtsW codes for MSRITLHKPAVDTQPGQTGEESLRAQRRPMRPADKWFLFAVLSLMFMSLVVVYSASAFWAELKFQNPAYLLRSHLFKVLVGAVMIFVFAKLDYHRYRKYALQLMLLAGFLLLAALAQRVIIKGAARWIHLGIVSFEPSEIARVAILFFVAAYLAENADKLDDYRSLFYPIAAAAVITGLIALQPNFSTALMIMAVVGILFVAGGVKKSHLAALVAIALVLGAAIMMFESYRVARVESWMKQGGGNYQVQQSVIGFGNGGIFGVGPGNSRQRNLFLPESYGDFIYSVIGEEYGLWGSVIVMLMFLFIAFRGTAIAKKAPDRFGFLITTGITSGICLYAFVNAGVAIGLFPTTGLPMPFISYGGTAMIINSVVVGILLNVSKQIPMEVRAESAEANAKACRKSKPLNDDPVVGRVYS; via the coding sequence TTGAGTCGCATAACATTACATAAACCCGCCGTCGACACGCAGCCCGGTCAGACCGGCGAGGAATCCTTGCGCGCACAGAGAAGACCGATGAGACCCGCGGACAAATGGTTTCTGTTCGCGGTGCTGTCGCTCATGTTCATGAGCCTCGTGGTCGTATATAGCGCTAGTGCATTTTGGGCCGAGCTGAAATTTCAGAACCCGGCGTACCTCCTGCGCAGTCATCTCTTTAAGGTGCTTGTCGGTGCCGTTATGATTTTTGTATTTGCAAAGCTCGATTATCACAGGTATCGGAAATATGCTTTACAGCTGATGTTGCTTGCCGGATTCCTGCTGCTCGCCGCTCTAGCCCAAAGGGTCATTATAAAAGGTGCAGCGCGATGGATTCATTTGGGAATAGTCAGCTTCGAGCCCTCGGAAATCGCGAGAGTAGCGATTCTTTTCTTCGTCGCCGCATATCTTGCCGAAAACGCGGATAAACTCGACGATTATCGAAGTCTTTTCTATCCCATAGCTGCTGCCGCAGTAATCACCGGTCTTATTGCTTTGCAGCCGAATTTCAGTACCGCTTTAATGATAATGGCTGTCGTTGGTATTCTCTTCGTCGCTGGCGGTGTGAAAAAGAGTCATCTGGCAGCGCTTGTCGCAATTGCTCTCGTCCTCGGAGCTGCCATAATGATGTTTGAATCGTATCGAGTCGCCAGAGTAGAGTCGTGGATGAAACAAGGCGGGGGGAACTACCAGGTACAACAGTCAGTAATTGGTTTTGGCAACGGGGGGATCTTCGGAGTGGGACCCGGTAACAGCAGGCAGCGGAACTTGTTCCTGCCGGAATCATACGGTGACTTCATCTACTCCGTGATTGGCGAAGAATACGGTTTATGGGGCTCTGTAATCGTAATGCTCATGTTCCTGTTCATTGCATTCCGCGGAACGGCGATCGCAAAGAAGGCGCCTGACAGGTTCGGTTTTCTTATCACCACTGGAATCACAAGCGGGATTTGCCTTTACGCTTTCGTGAATGCCGGTGTTGCGATCGGTCTCTTCCCGACGACCGGACTTCCGATGCCGTTCATCAGCTATGGCGGAACGGCTATGATAATAAATTCTGTAGTTGTCGGGATTCTTCTGAACGTCTCGAAACAAATTCCGATGGAAGTTCGTGCTGAATCTGCCGAGGCGAATGCGAAAGCCTGCAGGAAGTCGAAGCCTCTCAACGATGACCCGGTAGTCGGGAGGGTGTACAGTTGA
- the murF gene encoding UDP-N-acetylmuramoyl-tripeptide--D-alanyl-D-alanine ligase encodes MISIDDIRRLQTAGFMNLKFKSAESVSTDSRSVSGGQVFFALRGENFNGHDFVRAAIDRGAVCAVVDRKWYEDNSAHVSDLPLVIVENTIGALGRLAQIYRSKFEIPVIAVGGSNGKTTTKEMVARVLARKFKVLKTSGNHNNQIGVPLTILRLTRTHEAAVVEIGTNQPGEIRRLCEYLRPTAGLVTNIGSEHLEFFRSIAGVKKEEGQLYKHLSGTGGLAFVNMDDESVAEMAEGVRLKFRYGFSGGAKTRREVEGRLFGFDSSGRALFEIKYGGKTELVHLAVPGVHNAFNALSAAAVGFHYGIGAFEIKKALEGYRSFEKRMELLKIRGITILNDTYNSNPESAIAALSWLSMVKSKGKRIVAMADMLELGKSSKREHQRVGKRIAREKFDYLFTFGDMAAEIRNAADSKLESESFADKKELSEKLLRTVAPGDVVLVKGSRGMKMEEVVNALVEGLENRGGR; translated from the coding sequence TTGATTTCCATAGATGACATACGCCGCCTGCAGACCGCCGGATTCATGAATCTGAAATTCAAATCCGCCGAAAGCGTATCAACGGATTCACGAAGTGTCTCCGGCGGTCAGGTTTTCTTCGCACTGAGAGGCGAAAATTTCAACGGCCATGATTTTGTACGGGCGGCAATCGACAGAGGTGCGGTCTGCGCAGTGGTCGACAGGAAATGGTACGAAGATAACAGTGCCCATGTGTCGGATCTCCCGCTCGTAATAGTGGAGAACACCATCGGTGCACTTGGCAGGCTAGCTCAGATTTACAGAAGCAAATTCGAAATTCCAGTCATAGCGGTCGGGGGCTCGAACGGCAAAACGACGACGAAAGAAATGGTCGCAAGAGTTCTTGCCCGGAAGTTCAAAGTCTTAAAGACGTCCGGCAACCACAACAACCAGATAGGAGTGCCGCTCACGATCCTGCGGCTCACACGAACTCATGAAGCAGCTGTTGTCGAAATCGGCACAAACCAGCCGGGTGAAATCAGGCGTCTCTGCGAGTATCTCCGGCCTACCGCGGGTTTGGTCACGAACATCGGCAGCGAACATCTCGAATTCTTCCGCAGCATCGCCGGCGTGAAAAAGGAAGAGGGTCAACTCTACAAGCATCTTTCGGGAACCGGCGGACTTGCGTTCGTGAACATGGACGACGAGAGTGTCGCTGAAATGGCGGAGGGCGTCCGCCTTAAATTCCGGTACGGATTTTCCGGCGGCGCAAAAACAAGGCGCGAGGTCGAGGGAAGGTTGTTCGGATTCGATTCTTCAGGTCGGGCACTATTTGAAATCAAGTACGGAGGAAAAACAGAGCTTGTCCATCTTGCCGTACCGGGCGTTCATAACGCATTTAATGCTCTTTCGGCGGCGGCGGTGGGTTTCCATTATGGAATTGGCGCGTTTGAAATAAAGAAAGCGCTCGAAGGTTACAGGTCGTTTGAAAAAAGGATGGAGCTCCTGAAGATTCGCGGCATAACAATTCTCAACGACACTTACAATTCCAATCCTGAATCGGCAATTGCCGCGCTTAGCTGGCTCTCGATGGTGAAATCAAAAGGCAAGCGAATCGTCGCAATGGCGGATATGCTTGAACTAGGCAAGTCTTCGAAGCGTGAGCACCAGCGGGTGGGTAAGAGAATTGCCCGCGAGAAGTTTGATTATCTGTTCACCTTCGGCGACATGGCAGCGGAAATACGGAATGCGGCCGACAGCAAGCTGGAGAGCGAATCGTTCGCCGACAAAAAAGAACTTTCAGAAAAACTCCTCAGAACAGTTGCTCCCGGTGATGTGGTCCTGGTAAAAGGCTCCCGCGGGATGAAGATGGAAGAGGTTGTCAATGCGCTCGTTGAAGGGCTCGAAAATCGAGGCGGACGCTGA